A part of Mesoplodon densirostris isolate mMesDen1 chromosome 10, mMesDen1 primary haplotype, whole genome shotgun sequence genomic DNA contains:
- the LOC132497956 gene encoding IQ domain-containing protein F5-like: MTNFIQFCANGPKDGQVCQIVIEDLDETTLVKEGEKKKKKKERPPSPPPSPPPKPHPLVEAPHSDKELQAIKIQAWWRGTLVRRTLLHAALRACIIQYWWKQKLAELLEKKRRAVLDQYAQQNRAVVRLQSWVRMWRIRLRYCRLLHAARIIQIYWRWHNCHTRGFFRGSYELTASQLGLKLEMSLGSQVCQITDCIPFPIKN; this comes from the exons AAAGATGGCCAGGTTTGTCAAATCGTGATAGAAGACCTTGATGAAACCACATTagtaaaagagggagagaagaaaaagaagaaaaaagagcgTCCACCTTCACCCCCTCCGTCCCCTCCACCAAAG CCCCACCCCCTAGTGGAAGCACCCCACTCAGACAAAGAGTTGCAGGCAATAAAGATCCAGGCCTGGTGGCGGGGCACCCTGGTGCGCCGGACACTGCTGCACGCAGCCCTCAGAGCATGTATCATTCAGTACTGGTGGAAACAGAAGCTGGCAGAGCTGCTGGAGAAGAAGCGGCGGGCTGTGCTGGATCAATATGCTCAGCAAAATCGGGCAGTGGTCAGGCTACAGTCTTGGGTCCGCATGTGGCGCATCCGCCTTCGTTATTGCCGTTTGCTCCATGCTGCCCGCATTATCCAGATCTATTGGCGCTGGCATAATTGCCATACCCGTGGCTTTTTCAGGGGCAGCTATGAACTCACAGCAAGCCAACTGGGACTTAAGCTTGAGATGTCTCTGGGGTCACAGGTCTGTCAGATTACAGACTGCATCCCCTTCCCAATAAAGAATTGA